The proteins below are encoded in one region of Verrucomicrobiota bacterium:
- the gltX gene encoding glutamate--tRNA ligase has translation MTTRVRFAPSPTGLLHIGGARSALFNWLYARHTGGKFILRIEDTDAARNTQEAVEIILNGFRWLGMDWDEGPEIGGPYDPYYQSQRTPLYKAAIQKLMDKGLAYEHEGAIKFKIPRKKIVVKDLIIGDVEFDYTTESDLVIQRSDGSPVFHLVNVVDDAAMKITHVIRGEEHLSNTPKHLALFEALEELPPQYAHMPIILNSDGSKMSKRDERPEFARWASMQTYIDDGYAPEALRNYLCLLGWSPKDDREILSIEEVIGLFDLPQIVRHNARFSPEKLHWINGRYLLETMTMERFVELSVPFLIKAGLVNDSTDKVYIGKVLEIVKEKVKLFGDLPAWTSYFFSDEITFDPEATEKTFKKPDAKLRLEQITAAYEALEEWTVDKLESTLKELAKANGIKTGEYIHPARVATSGKSVGPSLYHMLEVLGKNKVITRLKNAPV, from the coding sequence ATGACCACAAGAGTCCGTTTTGCACCGAGTCCGACAGGATTACTCCATATCGGAGGAGCCCGCAGCGCCTTATTTAATTGGCTTTACGCCCGCCATACCGGGGGGAAATTCATCCTCCGTATCGAAGACACCGATGCCGCGCGTAATACCCAAGAAGCTGTCGAAATCATCCTGAATGGTTTCCGCTGGCTCGGCATGGACTGGGACGAAGGCCCCGAAATCGGCGGGCCATACGACCCTTATTACCAAAGCCAACGAACCCCCCTCTACAAAGCGGCCATCCAAAAACTCATGGACAAAGGTCTGGCTTATGAGCATGAAGGCGCCATCAAATTCAAAATCCCGCGCAAAAAAATCGTGGTCAAAGACTTGATCATCGGGGATGTGGAGTTCGACTACACGACCGAAAGCGACCTGGTCATCCAGCGTTCGGACGGTTCACCCGTTTTCCATCTGGTCAATGTCGTGGACGATGCCGCCATGAAAATCACCCATGTCATCCGCGGGGAGGAGCACCTTTCTAATACACCGAAGCACCTTGCCCTTTTTGAAGCACTCGAGGAGCTACCCCCTCAATACGCGCACATGCCGATTATCCTGAATTCCGACGGGAGCAAAATGAGCAAGCGTGATGAACGCCCGGAATTCGCCCGCTGGGCCTCCATGCAGACTTATATCGATGACGGTTACGCCCCGGAAGCCCTGCGCAATTACCTCTGCCTACTGGGCTGGTCTCCCAAAGACGACCGCGAAATCCTGTCGATCGAGGAAGTCATCGGGCTTTTCGATCTGCCGCAAATCGTCCGGCATAATGCTCGTTTCAGCCCTGAGAAACTCCACTGGATCAACGGGCGTTATTTGCTTGAGACCATGACTATGGAACGTTTCGTCGAGCTGAGCGTGCCCTTCCTGATCAAAGCCGGACTCGTCAATGACTCCACCGACAAAGTTTACATCGGTAAAGTCCTCGAAATCGTCAAAGAAAAGGTCAAACTCTTCGGCGACCTGCCGGCATGGACCTCCTATTTCTTTAGCGACGAAATCACCTTCGACCCAGAAGCCACTGAGAAAACCTTCAAAAAACCCGATGCCAAGCTCCGCCTGGAGCAAATTACGGCAGCTTACGAGGCACTCGAGGAATGGACAGTGGATAAACTCGAATCCACCCTCAAGGAACTCGCCAAGGCCAACGGCATCAAAACCGGTGAATATATCCACCCGGCCCGCGTGGCTACCTCCGGCAAATCCGTCGGCCCGAGCCTTTACCACATGCTCGAAGTCCTCGGCAAAAACAAGGTCATCACCCGATTAAAAAATGCGCCGGTGTAA
- a CDS encoding ABC transporter ATP-binding protein produces the protein MNTYKRVARYFTPYSAQIVFALFVVIAGIGVSLLKPWPLKYVIDTILPQFAQNPDNGKLQQLTIMVCGILVLVFLVSGVLNFISNYLLVKIGLGALAKIRTELYSCLQGLPLKFHDARRSGDSTFRVAYDSQAIQSIFNKGFTGVFQSVVTLMGTFVVMWNMNIKLTLLSVCILPLVVGVIYFFAHRIRNESTDVQKQESDVFSTASEGLGNIRVTHAFGREDHEVEAFQKQAMESLSANLKLTFTNVTSALVISTLMAAGTSVMIYFGTLEVVAGNITLGDLTVFLAYLSMLYQPLEALSYTAWALEGAAAGAQRCFEILDADDETKDSPHARNLPAVKGQIEFRNVRFAYETGKEILKGLSAQVAPGQTVAFVGGTGAGKSTLMALVPRFYDPTSGDVLVDGINLRDVTKRSLRDQISMVLQDTVLLNATIRENIAYGKLGASEEEIVSAAKSSQAHDFILSQPKGYDTPVGERGVRLSVGQRQRIGIARAFLKNSPILLLDEPTSALDPETEKEIMSAIDKLMEGRTTLIITHRISTIHRSDLIFVLAEGQLTEYGTGEELLKRDGLYKKLFDSQHVTNKTLET, from the coding sequence ATGAATACCTATAAACGCGTCGCCCGATATTTCACCCCATACTCCGCACAAATTGTTTTTGCGCTCTTTGTGGTTATTGCAGGAATAGGGGTGAGCCTACTCAAGCCTTGGCCTCTCAAGTATGTGATTGATACGATATTGCCGCAATTTGCTCAGAACCCTGACAACGGCAAATTGCAGCAACTCACCATCATGGTGTGCGGCATCCTTGTCTTGGTCTTTCTCGTCAGCGGCGTGCTGAATTTTATCAGTAACTACCTGCTCGTCAAAATCGGGTTAGGCGCCCTGGCGAAAATCCGCACCGAGTTATACTCCTGTTTGCAGGGACTCCCCTTAAAATTCCACGATGCACGGCGTAGCGGGGACTCGACTTTCCGTGTGGCTTACGACAGTCAAGCGATCCAATCGATCTTTAACAAGGGGTTCACCGGTGTCTTCCAATCCGTGGTCACGCTCATGGGCACATTTGTGGTGATGTGGAATATGAATATCAAGCTCACCTTGCTGTCGGTGTGCATACTCCCGCTAGTCGTCGGAGTCATTTACTTTTTCGCCCACCGCATCCGTAATGAGTCCACGGACGTGCAAAAACAGGAGAGTGACGTTTTCTCCACCGCGAGTGAAGGTCTCGGCAATATCCGCGTGACTCATGCTTTCGGGCGAGAGGACCACGAGGTCGAGGCATTCCAGAAACAAGCCATGGAAAGCCTCTCGGCGAATCTGAAACTCACTTTTACTAATGTCACCAGTGCTCTCGTCATCAGCACACTCATGGCGGCTGGCACCTCTGTGATGATTTATTTTGGTACCCTCGAGGTCGTAGCGGGTAACATCACCTTGGGCGATCTGACGGTCTTCCTCGCCTACCTTTCCATGCTCTATCAACCGCTGGAGGCTCTCAGCTACACGGCTTGGGCGCTCGAAGGTGCCGCGGCCGGGGCTCAAAGGTGTTTTGAAATCCTCGATGCCGATGATGAAACAAAGGATTCCCCTCACGCACGCAATTTACCTGCGGTCAAAGGGCAGATTGAATTCCGCAATGTCCGGTTCGCTTACGAGACCGGCAAGGAAATCCTCAAAGGGCTTTCCGCGCAAGTCGCTCCCGGGCAAACAGTGGCTTTTGTCGGGGGGACCGGTGCGGGCAAATCCACGCTGATGGCGTTGGTGCCGAGGTTTTATGACCCCACATCGGGGGATGTCTTGGTCGATGGGATCAATTTGCGCGATGTCACCAAAAGAAGTTTGCGCGACCAGATCAGCATGGTTTTGCAGGATACGGTTTTGCTGAATGCCACGATCCGCGAGAATATCGCCTATGGGAAATTAGGCGCATCGGAAGAAGAGATCGTTTCTGCGGCGAAATCCTCCCAAGCCCATGATTTTATCCTGTCCCAACCGAAAGGTTATGACACACCCGTGGGTGAACGTGGTGTCCGCCTGAGTGTGGGGCAGCGCCAGCGCATCGGCATCGCGCGGGCGTTCCTGAAAAATTCACCCATCCTCCTTTTAGATGAACCCACCAGTGCCTTGGATCCTGAGACGGAGAAGGAAATCATGTCGGCCATTGATAAACTCATGGAAGGCCGGACAACTCTGATTATTACCCACCGGATATCGACCATTCACCGTTCGGATTTGATCTTTGTCCTGGCGGAAGGTCAACTCACCGAGTACGGGACAGGCGAGGAACTTTTGAAGAGAGACGGTCTTTATAAGAAACTTTTTGATTCCCAGCATGTTACAAATAAAACCCTGGAGACCTAA
- a CDS encoding DapH/DapD/GlmU-related protein: MPTNIMPDRRVEYDWWTKPIPDNVIWGDDFYIESAQVFRMFKGKLDPAVCIGRGVSVYAGCSFSVGEKGFVEVGDYTLLNGALLMAEEKISIGHHCLISWNVGIADSDFHPIDPAQRILDAEAINPYSLNRQRPPIGTKSVTIGNNVWIGMNAIILKGVTVGDNSIIAAGAVVTHDIPENVVYAGNPGKIVKELPINK, from the coding sequence ATGCCGACAAATATAATGCCCGATCGCCGGGTCGAATACGATTGGTGGACAAAACCTATTCCCGATAATGTGATCTGGGGGGATGATTTTTATATCGAGAGTGCTCAGGTATTCCGGATGTTTAAAGGCAAGCTCGACCCAGCCGTGTGCATCGGGCGCGGGGTATCCGTTTACGCGGGATGTTCTTTCTCCGTGGGTGAAAAAGGTTTTGTCGAGGTCGGAGATTATACCCTTCTGAATGGGGCGCTTCTCATGGCGGAGGAGAAAATCTCAATCGGTCACCATTGCTTGATCTCGTGGAATGTGGGTATTGCCGATAGTGATTTCCACCCGATTGACCCCGCCCAGAGGATATTAGATGCGGAAGCGATTAATCCCTATAGCCTCAACCGCCAACGACCCCCTATCGGCACCAAATCTGTCACGATCGGGAATAATGTCTGGATAGGAATGAATGCCATCATCCTCAAAGGCGTCACCGTGGGGGATAACTCCATTATAGCCGCAGGGGCCGTTGTCACACATGATATTCCTGAAAATGTCGTATATGCCGGTAACCCCGGTAAAATCGTCAAAGAACTGCCTATCAACAAGTAA
- a CDS encoding tetratricopeptide repeat protein, whose amino-acid sequence MKHFSKITALIALLAVISFAQIAFAQDPSDEYLNFYVTLQNAEKFEKEADHQAALARYQTAYEIVTKIKEQNPEWKKDIIDFRIQYVTDAVERMKAKVGPAASAVEMKPPPVNIPAAGDGQAAPPEVQTTESAPAEPSTPDPSKPVSVTIPPVESGSSSEEVSDLKKRISTLETELAQTKKQLEQESADKAVLQSKLEETERALAQARSQDFDKRIAELLQENSELKNRLAVAEDQIKSMQAKSDTSSADTLRTELAKVKEQLEFAQKENDAFKKTTEDLKKQLESSQTALNQAAVSLGTTQLQRENGMLKMIVDRQLKDQSRREAAKKLVEEEIQKLQVQSAVLTEQISLITSPYDPLTTEELAFFKAPEVTTNTTDPSAPPAANASTNVLETSSASISAPLDKLNDAATTTQRPKVPAALIPLTEQARVLFDKGDFNGALVKYNEILEKAPDNLYALSNGGVVLYQMGKLPEAEAMLKKAVTVAPNDAFSHSILGIVYYQQGKYDDAINSLTRAITIDPKNAQAHNYLGIACSQKGWQENAEKAMRRAIELDQNYADAHFNLAVVYATQKPPSKALARKHYQQAITLGMPKDPELEKMIQ is encoded by the coding sequence ATGAAGCATTTTTCAAAAATAACTGCCCTAATTGCGCTACTTGCAGTTATTTCCTTCGCGCAAATTGCTTTTGCCCAAGATCCCTCAGATGAATATCTGAATTTCTATGTAACACTCCAAAATGCCGAGAAATTTGAAAAGGAAGCTGATCACCAAGCGGCATTAGCGCGTTATCAAACTGCCTACGAGATTGTCACTAAAATCAAAGAGCAAAATCCTGAATGGAAAAAGGATATTATTGATTTCCGCATCCAATATGTCACCGATGCTGTAGAAAGAATGAAGGCCAAAGTCGGTCCTGCAGCCTCAGCTGTGGAAATGAAGCCGCCTCCAGTTAATATCCCGGCCGCGGGGGATGGACAGGCTGCACCACCTGAGGTTCAAACAACCGAAAGTGCTCCAGCAGAACCTTCTACTCCTGATCCCTCTAAACCTGTATCCGTTACCATTCCCCCGGTCGAATCCGGATCGTCTAGTGAGGAAGTCTCCGATTTAAAAAAGAGGATCAGCACTTTGGAAACTGAACTGGCCCAGACGAAAAAACAACTGGAGCAAGAAAGTGCTGACAAGGCCGTTCTTCAATCAAAGCTTGAAGAGACTGAACGAGCCTTGGCCCAGGCGCGCAGCCAGGATTTCGACAAACGGATTGCTGAGTTACTCCAGGAAAATTCCGAACTCAAAAACCGCTTGGCCGTCGCTGAAGACCAGATCAAATCGATGCAAGCTAAGTCGGATACATCGTCTGCCGATACACTCCGCACGGAATTAGCCAAGGTAAAGGAACAACTGGAATTCGCCCAAAAAGAAAATGACGCTTTCAAAAAGACCACCGAAGACCTCAAAAAACAACTCGAGTCCTCACAGACCGCTTTGAACCAAGCCGCCGTTAGTTTAGGCACTACCCAGCTCCAGAGAGAAAACGGCATGCTCAAAATGATCGTGGATCGTCAGCTTAAAGACCAATCCCGCCGTGAAGCCGCTAAAAAACTCGTTGAAGAGGAAATTCAAAAACTCCAAGTCCAATCGGCTGTCTTGACAGAGCAAATATCTCTGATCACTTCTCCCTATGACCCGCTGACTACAGAAGAGCTTGCCTTTTTTAAGGCCCCCGAGGTGACGACAAATACTACCGACCCATCCGCCCCGCCTGCAGCAAACGCCTCTACGAATGTGCTGGAAACATCCAGTGCATCAATCAGCGCTCCCTTAGATAAACTCAATGATGCGGCCACGACGACACAACGCCCGAAGGTTCCTGCGGCCTTGATTCCCCTGACAGAGCAGGCACGTGTGCTTTTTGATAAGGGTGATTTCAACGGAGCGCTCGTCAAATATAATGAAATACTCGAGAAGGCCCCGGACAATCTTTACGCTTTGTCTAACGGCGGCGTGGTGCTTTATCAGATGGGTAAATTACCAGAGGCCGAGGCGATGCTGAAAAAAGCGGTGACGGTCGCGCCAAATGACGCGTTCTCTCACTCGATTTTGGGCATTGTCTATTACCAACAGGGGAAGTATGACGATGCGATTAATTCACTGACGCGCGCCATCACGATCGACCCGAAAAATGCCCAGGCCCATAATTATCTAGGAATCGCCTGTAGTCAAAAAGGGTGGCAGGAAAATGCTGAAAAAGCCATGCGCCGCGCCATTGAGCTCGATCAGAATTACGCAGATGCCCACTTTAACCTCGCAGTGGTTTACGCCACTCAGAAGCCGCCTTCAAAAGCCTTGGCCCGGAAACATTACCAGCAAGCCATCACGCTGGGGATGCCCAAAGATCCCGAGCTTGAAAAAATGATCCAGTAG